One Lampris incognitus isolate fLamInc1 chromosome 18, fLamInc1.hap2, whole genome shotgun sequence genomic region harbors:
- the sla1a gene encoding src like adaptor 1a, giving the protein MGNVMRGLSVRGNSRPHNHDSTLKKDSQDMVAVIQDYPCRDVSEPIFRMGEKLLLISEEGYWWRVHSIQTGKENYIPNSHVVKVYHGWLFDGVGRQKAEELLKLPGNRVGSFLVRENTNERGAYSLSVSHQSIKHYRIFRMDNSWYYISPRLTFQCLEDLINHYSDCADGLCCMLTSPCLSGTLPSSDVPPPVVMRHNFDWRNVNQRELVATGDSSLPNNCDSLVSYGVRNSIAAYLAFSEGQQHSQKKTSRKQKSKSVYAFFESNLDYQNHEDEF; this is encoded by the exons ATGGGCAACGTGATGAGAGGGCTGAGCGTCAGGGGCAACagcagaccacacaaccatgacagcacCCTGAAGA AGGACTCACAGGACATGGTAGCAGTGATCCAGGACTACCCATGCCGGGATGTCAGCGAGCCCATCTTCAGGATGGGAGAAAAGCTTCTACTCATCTCAGA GGAGGGTTACTGGTGGAGAGTCCACTCAATCCAAACTGGGAAGGAGAACTATATCCCAAACTCCCATGTGGTGAAAGTCTACCATGG TTGGCTGTTTGACGGCGTAGGGAGGCAGAAGGCGGAGGAGCTGCTGAAACTACCTGGGAACAGAGTCGGCTCGTTCCTGGTGCGGGAGAACACCAATGAAAGAG GTGCGTATTCGCTCTCTGTGAGTCACCAAAGCATAAAGCACTATCGTATCTTCCGAATGGACAACAGCTGGTACTACATTTCTCCCCGACTCACTTTCCAGTGTCTTGAAGATTTGATCAACCACTACTCTG ATTGTGCAGATGGTCTGTGTTGCATGCTGACCTCTCCCTGCCTGTCTGGAACACTGCCTTCATCAGATGTCCCTCCGCCCGTAGTGATGCGACACAACTTTGACTGGAGAAATGTCAATCA GAGGGAGCTGGTCGCCACGGGAGATTCTAGCTTACCTAACAACTGTGACTCCCTGGTGAGCTATGGAGTCAGGAACAGCATCGCCGCGTACCTGGCTTTCTCCGAGGGCCAGCAACACTCACAGAAGAAGACCAGCAGGAAACAGAAGAGCAAATCGGTTTATGCTTTCTTTGAGTCCAACCTGGATTATCAGAATCATGAGGATGAATTCTAG